A stretch of the Oceanicola sp. D3 genome encodes the following:
- a CDS encoding glycosyltransferase family 2 protein — protein sequence MRVTSITPMKNEGPYIVEWVAHNRAIGINDMMVFTNDCTDGTDHILDRLDEMGLLRHMPNPSVRMKNPRHHIELIRYVNEMGRLRRSDWVTNLDADEFLRIKTGKGRVEDLANALPGADAITLSLHTFGCGWVDEIAPEGKLVTETFRYRGASETNRSPVKYLATGGFGWKEFHNNAPVIAEEDLDRVTWVNGDGESLPRERIASPFKALSPMLAGFGLADVAHYTIRSYQGFLVQRDRGNANPIKGAPPVGLDLENAMRYWNKFNRNDVMDDSFTQLPGLRDAVSELLKDPELRSLHEAALSWHRNRAKALLERPDYRELMSRIRETPSEAQRPVA from the coding sequence ATGCGCGTCACCTCGATCACCCCGATGAAAAACGAAGGGCCATACATTGTTGAATGGGTGGCGCACAATCGTGCGATCGGCATCAACGACATGATGGTCTTCACCAACGACTGCACCGACGGGACCGACCATATTCTGGACCGGCTGGACGAGATGGGCCTGCTTCGCCACATGCCCAACCCCTCGGTGCGGATGAAGAATCCGCGCCACCACATCGAGCTGATCCGCTACGTCAACGAGATGGGCCGCCTGCGCCGGTCGGACTGGGTGACCAACCTCGATGCGGACGAATTTCTGCGCATCAAAACCGGCAAGGGCCGCGTGGAAGACCTGGCCAACGCGCTGCCGGGCGCCGATGCGATCACCCTGTCGCTGCATACCTTTGGCTGCGGCTGGGTTGACGAGATTGCGCCCGAGGGGAAGCTGGTGACAGAGACCTTTCGCTATCGCGGTGCGAGCGAAACGAACCGGAGCCCGGTGAAATATCTCGCGACCGGGGGCTTTGGGTGGAAGGAGTTCCACAACAACGCCCCCGTCATTGCCGAGGAAGACCTTGACCGGGTCACTTGGGTGAACGGCGATGGTGAATCGCTGCCCCGCGAGAGGATTGCCTCGCCGTTCAAGGCGCTGTCACCAATGCTGGCGGGGTTTGGCCTTGCGGATGTGGCGCACTACACGATCCGCTCTTATCAGGGCTTTCTGGTGCAGCGCGACCGGGGCAATGCCAACCCCATCAAGGGGGCGCCGCCGGTGGGGTTGGATCTGGAAAACGCGATGCGCTACTGGAATAAGTTCAACCGCAACGATGTGATGGACGACAGCTTCACCCAGCTGCCCGGCCTGCGCGATGCGGTGAGCGAATTGCTGAAGGATCCCGAACTGCGCAGCCTCCACGAGGCCGCGCTCTCGTGGCACCGCAATCGCGCCAAGGCCCTGCTGGAGCGGCCCGATTACCGCGAGCTTATGAGCCGCATCAGAGAGACCCCAAGCGAAGCGCAACGCCCGGTCGCCTGA
- a CDS encoding murein L,D-transpeptidase translates to MTLRKTLRPAHAGLTALFIGCAALTALPQPAQATETSSFEVTAFKQAVAEAAARNEGVAAFYRARNYAPLFTGEADGARRAALLRALEMADDHGLPSTRYEPAELRAAFGSARSVRDLGRVEVLAAQMLVQFSRDLQSGATEPRKIDSGIVRDIPRRAPDALLAAFAKSEPTQFFRTLMPRTPEYVRLMRGKLELEKTVARGGWGPEVQAKALEPGQQGPAVVQLRNRLIAMGYMTRSASQSYDTAITRAVQTFQIDHGLNPDGVAGPGTISAINVSPVKRLQSVIVAMERERWLNRPRGKRHVLVNIPNFKAQIIDDGKVTFETRSVVGKNVPDQRTPEFSDVMEHMVINPTWNVPRSIATKEYLPLLQRNPHAVGHLRVIDRRGRVVPRGAVNFRAYNARNFPFAIKQPPSRSNALGLVKFMFPNKHNIYLHDTPSKSLFKRDVRAFSHGCIRLADPFDFAYALLAVQTDDPKGAFHSRLRTGAESLVKLEAQVPVHLIYRTAFTQPKGQMNYRNDIYGRDARIWNALADMGVKLRGVES, encoded by the coding sequence ATGACCCTTCGCAAGACGTTGCGCCCCGCGCACGCCGGCCTTACCGCCCTTTTCATTGGATGCGCCGCCCTTACCGCCCTTCCGCAGCCCGCTCAGGCCACCGAAACCTCTTCTTTCGAGGTCACCGCCTTCAAGCAGGCCGTGGCCGAGGCCGCCGCGCGCAACGAGGGTGTTGCCGCCTTCTACCGTGCCCGCAACTACGCTCCGCTCTTCACCGGCGAGGCCGACGGCGCACGCCGCGCGGCGCTGCTGCGGGCGCTGGAAATGGCCGATGATCATGGTCTTCCCTCCACCCGCTACGAGCCCGCAGAGCTGCGCGCCGCCTTCGGGTCCGCCCGCTCGGTGCGCGATCTTGGCCGCGTCGAGGTTCTCGCCGCGCAGATGCTGGTGCAATTCTCGCGTGACCTGCAATCCGGCGCCACCGAGCCCCGCAAGATAGATAGCGGAATCGTCCGCGACATTCCCCGCCGCGCGCCCGACGCGCTGCTCGCCGCCTTCGCCAAGTCCGAGCCCACCCAGTTCTTCCGCACCCTCATGCCCCGCACGCCCGAGTATGTGCGCCTCATGCGCGGCAAGCTGGAGTTGGAAAAGACAGTCGCCCGTGGCGGTTGGGGCCCCGAGGTGCAGGCCAAGGCGCTGGAGCCCGGCCAGCAGGGGCCCGCCGTGGTGCAACTGCGCAACCGGCTCATCGCCATGGGCTACATGACCCGCTCGGCAAGCCAAAGCTATGACACCGCCATCACCCGCGCCGTCCAGACCTTCCAGATCGACCATGGCCTCAACCCCGATGGGGTGGCCGGGCCGGGCACGATCTCTGCCATCAACGTCTCGCCGGTCAAACGCCTGCAATCAGTGATCGTCGCCATGGAGCGCGAGCGCTGGCTCAACCGCCCGCGCGGCAAGCGCCACGTGCTGGTGAATATCCCCAACTTCAAGGCCCAGATCATCGACGACGGCAAGGTCACGTTCGAAACCCGCTCGGTGGTGGGCAAGAACGTCCCCGATCAGCGCACGCCCGAGTTCTCCGACGTGATGGAGCACATGGTCATCAACCCCACGTGGAACGTGCCGCGCTCCATCGCCACCAAGGAATATCTGCCGCTCCTGCAACGCAATCCCCACGCCGTCGGCCACCTCCGCGTGATCGACCGCCGGGGCCGCGTGGTGCCGCGCGGCGCTGTCAACTTCCGCGCCTACAACGCCCGCAACTTCCCCTTTGCCATCAAGCAGCCGCCGTCGCGCAGCAACGCGCTCGGTCTGGTAAAGTTCATGTTCCCGAACAAGCACAACATCTACCTGCACGACACGCCCTCCAAGAGCCTTTTCAAGCGTGATGTCCGTGCCTTCTCCCACGGCTGCATCCGGCTGGCAGATCCCTTCGATTTCGCCTACGCGCTGCTCGCCGTTCAAACAGACGACCCAAAGGGGGCCTTCCACTCGCGCCTGCGCACCGGGGCGGAAAGCCTTGTCAAACTTGAGGCCCAAGTGCCCGTGCACCTGATCTACCGCACAGCCTTCACCCAGCCGAAAGGCCAGATGAACTACCGCAATGACATCTACGGCCGCGACGCCCGGATCTGGAATGCCCTTGCCGACATGGGGGTAAAGCTGCGCGGGGTCGAAAGCTGA
- a CDS encoding methyltransferase — protein sequence MALTEANEISEIAFGFMGSKALFAAIGEDVFSHLATGPKTAAELASATALDPPRAETLLTALAGLGLVTVANGRFANSPAAESFLVRGAKYDFSDYLHRQVAQQMYPLMDQIEQALTGTLPKEATASYAQWFSDPEEARLYSESQHAGSLGPARQMAKMLDLFGARHLLDIGGGTGAFAITLCRANPELTATIVDFPNVAALGKAYVAEAGLSDRISYIEGDGREDIWPRENDLVLMSYLFSGVPAEAHAGLISRAFAHLAPGGRYLIHDFIVEANRTGPKLAALWQLQHTAFTPEARSLDAGTLANQLGEAGFKAVTVAPLIPKMTMLAQASRP from the coding sequence ATGGCGCTGACCGAAGCCAACGAAATCTCCGAAATTGCCTTCGGCTTCATGGGCTCAAAGGCGCTCTTTGCGGCCATCGGTGAGGATGTGTTCAGCCACCTCGCCACCGGCCCCAAGACCGCCGCCGAACTTGCCAGCGCCACAGCCCTCGATCCCCCGCGCGCCGAAACCTTGCTGACCGCGCTCGCCGGGCTGGGGCTGGTGACGGTCGCCAATGGTCGCTTCGCCAATTCCCCCGCCGCCGAGAGCTTTCTGGTTCGCGGTGCCAAATACGACTTCTCCGACTATCTGCACCGTCAGGTCGCCCAGCAGATGTATCCGCTGATGGACCAGATCGAACAGGCGCTCACCGGCACCCTCCCGAAAGAGGCCACCGCCTCCTACGCCCAATGGTTCTCTGATCCGGAGGAGGCGCGGCTCTATTCCGAAAGCCAGCACGCAGGCTCACTCGGTCCGGCGCGGCAAATGGCCAAAATGCTCGATCTCTTCGGCGCGCGGCACCTGCTCGATATCGGCGGCGGCACCGGCGCCTTTGCTATCACGCTCTGCCGCGCCAACCCCGAGCTAACGGCCACCATCGTCGACTTTCCCAATGTCGCCGCGCTCGGCAAGGCCTATGTCGCCGAGGCCGGGCTGTCAGATCGGATCTCCTATATCGAAGGCGATGGCCGCGAAGATATCTGGCCGCGCGAGAATGACCTCGTCCTGATGTCCTATCTCTTCTCAGGCGTCCCGGCAGAGGCCCACGCCGGCCTCATCTCCCGTGCCTTCGCCCACCTCGCCCCCGGCGGGCGCTACCTGATCCACGACTTCATCGTTGAGGCCAACCGCACAGGCCCCAAGCTCGCCGCCCTCTGGCAACTCCAGCACACCGCCTTCACCCCCGAGGCCCGCTCGCTCGACGCGGGCACCCTCGCAAACCAACTGGGCGAAGCAGGCTTCAAGGCCGTCACGGTGGCCCCGCTGATCCCGAAGATGACCATGCTCGCGCAGGCCAGCCGCCCCTGA
- a CDS encoding DUF882 domain-containing protein: MTTETGSSKISRRGLLGAFAATAVVAAPTYSKAAGFLRGAGDIRRLKMYNGRTGESMDAIYWIEGDYIRDSIKEVNYFMRDWRRDEVKAIDTRTLDIIAAAHNLLDVREPYMLLSGYRSPATNRMLRSRSSGVAKNSLHLKGQAADLRLNSRSVNQVARAAAACRAGGVGKYHGSNFVHMDCGVVRTWGG, from the coding sequence ATGACGACCGAGACAGGATCTTCCAAAATCTCGCGGCGCGGGCTGCTTGGGGCATTTGCTGCCACAGCCGTTGTTGCTGCACCAACGTATTCCAAGGCCGCTGGGTTCCTTCGGGGCGCGGGCGATATTCGCCGCCTCAAGATGTACAACGGCCGCACCGGCGAAAGCATGGATGCGATCTACTGGATCGAAGGCGACTACATTCGCGACTCGATCAAGGAAGTGAACTACTTCATGCGGGACTGGCGCCGCGACGAGGTGAAGGCGATTGATACGCGCACCCTCGACATCATCGCCGCCGCTCACAACCTGCTGGACGTTCGCGAGCCCTACATGCTGCTCTCGGGCTACCGCTCGCCGGCGACCAACCGGATGCTGCGCTCTCGCTCCTCCGGCGTGGCCAAGAACTCGCTGCACCTCAAGGGCCAGGCCGCTGACCTGCGGCTGAACTCCCGGTCGGTGAATCAGGTGGCGCGTGCCGCCGCAGCCTGCCGCGCGGGCGGTGTTGGCAAATACCACGGCTCGAACTTCGTGCATATGGATTGCGGCGTGGTGCGCACTTGGGGCGGCTAA
- a CDS encoding LLM class flavin-dependent oxidoreductase, giving the protein MTPFSVLDLAPVPKGATTAEALANTVSLARHAEALGYRRYWLAEHHNMVGIASAATAVLIGHVAGATQSIRVGAGGIMLPNHAPLMVAEAFGTLATLYPDRIDLGLGRAPGTDMATARALRRGLSGGDEFPQDVVDLIGFLGEAEEGQKVRAVPGAGTQVPVWMLGSSLFGAQLAAHLGLPYAFASHFAPGALDDALATYRRNYRPSQAHPEPYFMLAINVFAADTDAEGVRLRSSMQQAFLNLRRGTPGYLPPPVEDIAAIASPAELAMVEEALKVSAVGSKASVAAKLDALIARYAPDEVILTGQIHDHAARLRSFEIAAEVLAG; this is encoded by the coding sequence ATGACCCCCTTTTCCGTGCTTGATCTCGCGCCGGTGCCCAAAGGCGCCACAACCGCCGAGGCGCTCGCCAACACCGTTTCCCTCGCACGCCACGCCGAGGCCTTGGGCTACCGGCGCTACTGGCTGGCGGAGCATCACAACATGGTGGGCATCGCCAGCGCGGCAACGGCGGTGCTGATTGGCCATGTGGCGGGCGCAACCCAGAGCATTCGGGTTGGCGCGGGCGGCATCATGCTGCCCAACCACGCGCCGCTGATGGTCGCGGAGGCCTTTGGCACGCTGGCGACGCTCTACCCCGACCGCATCGACCTTGGCCTTGGCCGCGCCCCGGGTACCGATATGGCCACCGCCCGCGCCCTGCGCCGCGGCCTTTCGGGGGGCGATGAGTTTCCGCAGGATGTGGTGGACCTGATCGGCTTTCTTGGCGAGGCCGAAGAGGGCCAGAAGGTGCGGGCCGTGCCGGGCGCGGGCACGCAGGTGCCGGTGTGGATGCTGGGCTCTTCGCTGTTCGGCGCGCAACTGGCCGCACACCTTGGCCTGCCCTATGCCTTTGCCTCGCATTTTGCCCCCGGCGCGCTGGATGACGCCCTGGCCACCTACCGGCGCAACTATCGCCCATCGCAGGCACACCCTGAGCCGTATTTCATGTTGGCGATCAACGTCTTCGCCGCCGATACGGATGCGGAAGGCGTGCGGCTGCGCAGCTCGATGCAGCAGGCATTCCTCAACCTGCGCAGGGGCACACCGGGATACCTGCCGCCGCCCGTGGAGGACATTGCCGCAATCGCCAGCCCGGCAGAACTGGCGATGGTGGAGGAGGCGCTGAAGGTGAGCGCGGTGGGCAGCAAGGCGAGCGTTGCCGCCAAGCTGGACGCGTTGATTGCCCGCTACGCGCCCGATGAGGTGATTTTGACGGGGCAAATCCACGATCACGCCGCCCGGCTGCGCAGCTTTGAAATTGCCGCCGAGGTGCTTGCGGGCTGA